The Vibrio aerogenes nucleotide sequence TTTCTCCGATATCTGCAAACATAGCGGTATGCTCACCAACAATATCTCCGGCACGAACCGTCGCAAAACCAATCTCATCGCGGCTTCTTTCACCGGTAATCCCTTCACGCGCATAAACCGCAACATCACCAAGCTTATTCCCCATCGCTCCGGCAATCGCTTCCCCCATTCCCAGCGCAGTTCCGGACGGTGCATCAACTTTATGCCGGTGATGGGCTTCTATAATCTCAATGTCACAATAGTCGCCCATTACTTTTGCTGCTTTCTCCAATAATTTAAATACCAGATTCACACCAACACTATAGTTCGGTGCCATCACAACCGGAACCGATTGAACGTATTTTTCAATTTCAGACTTTTCAGATTCAGAAAAACCAGTCGTTCCTATCACGATAGCTTTATTATGTTTCTGACAGAGCTCAAGGTTCTTTAATGTGCTCGCAGGCACTGTAAAATCAACAATAACATCAAAGTCATCAATGACACTTTCCAGGTTATCAACCAAACTGACGCCAAAATGTCCTTCACCACATAGTTCACCTACATCAACACCAATAAGTGATGACTCAGAACGTTCTGAACCAGCACCAACCAAAGCGTCAGAATGATGGCGGGCTGCTTTTACAAGGTTACGCCCCATCCGGCCAGCAGCTCCTGCGATTGCAATTTTTATCATTGCTTATTTCTCCATGATTAGTCAGATATGAATATAAGCTCGGGGAGTCTGATATTCAGTAATATGTATTTAAACTATCAATATTCTTGAGATGTGACCAGTATGACCAGTAAGAAACTGCCTATGTGTATTCTTTTATTACTTTTTCAACAATCAATACATTGGCTGCCGGAAATTCATATTGGGTCAGCTCGCTAATATTAACCCATTGACCACACTGACCTTCTTTCCCATATGGTTCTCCATCAAATGCGGTGACAAGCATAAAATCAAACACCAATGACTTATCCGGGTAATCATACTCAAAAGACTCAAAGCGATGTTGCTGTTTTACCCTGATATCAATCTCTTCATACAATTCGCGGCTCATCGCATCCTCAACCGATTCATCAATTTCAACCTTTCCTCCCGGAAACTCCCATAAACCGCCCTGATGGAGATGGTCCGGACGTTTCGTAATATAGATTTGAGATTGTGCTTTATTCAATATAACAGCTGCAACAATATGGACTCTTTTCATGATGACTTACTCTTATTCCGGATGAAAAAAAAGCCGCTATAACAGATATAGCGACTTAATTTATTCAAATCTAACAAATTAATTAAGCAATCTTGCCATGGCAATGTTTATATTTTTTGCCACTTCCGCACGGACAAGGTTCATTTCG carries:
- the dapB gene encoding 4-hydroxy-tetrahydrodipicolinate reductase — encoded protein: MIKIAIAGAAGRMGRNLVKAARHHSDALVGAGSERSESSLIGVDVGELCGEGHFGVSLVDNLESVIDDFDVIVDFTVPASTLKNLELCQKHNKAIVIGTTGFSESEKSEIEKYVQSVPVVMAPNYSVGVNLVFKLLEKAAKVMGDYCDIEIIEAHHRHKVDAPSGTALGMGEAIAGAMGNKLGDVAVYAREGITGERSRDEIGFATVRAGDIVGEHTAMFADIGEIVEISHRATDRMTFANGAIKAAVWLVSKPAGLYTMTDVLSLNEL
- the mutT gene encoding 8-oxo-dGTP diphosphatase MutT codes for the protein MKRVHIVAAVILNKAQSQIYITKRPDHLHQGGLWEFPGGKVEIDESVEDAMSRELYEEIDIRVKQQHRFESFEYDYPDKSLVFDFMLVTAFDGEPYGKEGQCGQWVNISELTQYEFPAANVLIVEKVIKEYT